The window ATTGTGCCTTGTTATACACATCTTGTGTTCTTTTCTACATTAAGCAGAATTGTTTGTGTACGATAATGTTCCTCTTTAGAGACttacttgtaactttcttatagtctgatttCTGTAAGAAAAACTTCAACCGAGTGAATAAACTGATCACTTTACTGATGGTGACCAGAAAACACCTTGTAATTAGCTCTGAATAAATTTTAATGAACAGAACAcgtcataaaaaaagacaaatgacaaataaaaattcaatGTCGAGACGAAGGACGACATTAAAGGTAGGTTTGTACAATAAACATTCATTACCTGCGAGGAATCTGCTTTTAAATGATAACGTACGTGAAGGGACCTTCCACAGCATTAAACCTGCATGTGCGCAGCCATGTTGCCTTctactgcgcatgcgcagctTCTTCTCTTGTGGAAGGGTGACGAACAACGACACTTATCGGATGGGAGGAATACGTCCCGCGCCCGACACAAaccaatttaaatataaatataaattcgaTTTTATTGAGAATATAAATTATGATGTACATTCATGAACCATACATTGCCAAATTAACCTATATTGCGTGTACAGTTGTGTCATGCAAGTCAACTGCACCCACACGTTAAGCACGCCGTTAGTTCATTATTTGATTCTCTACGAGATAATTTGATAAGAACGTGGCTAATAATTGTGATATCAGTAAATGCTCCGCCCCCACCGAGTAAACGCGTCACTTCCTGTGCGACGAAACTGCGACGAGGAGGACGGGAGCGCACATTTCTGTCAGCGCAGGGTTTTTACACACAGATCATATTATAAAAGTGTGGTCAGACATGGCCGAGGCGATCCAGAAGAAGCTGCAGTCGGAGGTGGAGAAGTACCAGCTGCTGCAGAAAGGTGCGCGTCTTTAACGCAGCGCGGCTCGCAAACGCAccttttcctcttcttcctcctattcctcctcttcctcttctttccaGACGTCAGCAAGAGCGCTTCAGCGAGGCAGAAGCTGGAGGTGCAGCTGACGGAGAACAGCATCGTCAAAGAGGTTCAACCTGAACCGAGTTCCcctttaaaatgcattattacaaTATGTGTTGGTCATGCTTGTTGCATGTTGAGCTGTGTGTGATCTTCATGGTGCAGGAACTGGAGCTGTTGGCTGCGCAGAACGCGGTGTACAAGCTCATCGGACCCGTGCTGGTGAAGCAGGACCTGGATGAGGCCAAAGCGACCGTGGCGAAGAGATTAGAGTACATCAATGGCGAGATGTGAGTCCGTTCACCCATAATTCATCCTTCACATGATCTCGCTTTTCCGTGCAACACCCAGTTCCCATGCATTTGATCCAGCCAGCGGCATGGCACGGTGATGAGCGAGCTGGAGCGGAAATCGGAGCAGCACCGCGAGGTCATCTCCAGCCTGCAGCAGGAGTACCAGCGAGCACAGGGCCGCGCTGGAGGAAAAGCCTGATGACCGTGCATACAGCCTCTCAGACTGCATGGGGTTGCTGCGCTCGCTGCAGAACATGGACATGAcgctttttctgtgtgtgtgtgtgtgtgtgtgtgtgtgtgtatgcacgtgTTGTCCGTTTTACATGAGTTGTTTAttctattcaaattcaaatgaataaataaattgtaacGTGGCGGCGGCGATTCTCTTTGTCAGGGGGTTCTTTGTCTGAAATGTCGtcttaatgaatgaatgtgtgtgtgtgtgtatgtacggaccaaaagtctggacaccttctcattcaacatgttttctttattttcttgaccatttatgttggtagattctcactgaaggcatcagaactatgaatgaacacatgtggagttctgtacttaacaaaaagtggagacctgacctccacagtcacctgaacccgatccagatggtttggggtgagctggaccaacaagtgctaaacacctctgggaactccttcaagactgttgggagaagcatttcaggcgacgacctcttgaagctcatcgagagaatgccaagagtgtgcaaagcagtaatcagagcaaagaaactagaatataaaacatgttttcatttatttcacctttttttgttaagtccagaactccacatgtgttcattcatagttttgatgccttcagtgagaatctaccaacgtaaatggtcatgaaaataaagaaaacgcgttgaatgagaaggtgtgttcaaacttttggcctgtactgtatatataaaggGGTAGAAAATGTTgctaaaacaatattttgtgatattttactTGCtgatattacatatttttgtaaACTAATGTAGTCCACCAGTGTGTCTGGGGAGTGAAGTGTGAACAGCCTGGGAGGATTtaggcctctgcttttaaaaggTCCCGCGATGAGCACCACCTTCAGATGTAGGAGCGTAGGCCTATTTATGAATAGTTTTATTATTGTGGCTGGTACTGCCAAGGCTTCGGTGAGTGGTTTACTGTAAATAATGAACAGCAGCATACACTGTTCAGGCTTGATCCAGGCTTGAATAGATCCAGAAGACGCTGCAGGCTGCAGTCATCCAGTGTCTGGCGTAACTTTGCATGGATATTTGACCAGCATTTAAATGAGTTGGTTTCCTGGCACAGATCTGCACATTTTCAATAGGGCCGAGGAAAAATATTCCAGTATTgatgcatttcaaaatagttataaattaatatgcatttttctgaatgaaataagtatttgatcaatcagcaagatttctgtCTCCCAGCCGTACTTTATTCAGGCGAGGAGGTGACAATCGTCCTGTTCTTGGGTGACAATCACGTCGGCCACCTACCTCACATAAGTGAACAGTGTCAGAGCGTCCTGGACGTCTCCAGTGGACAAGGTCTCCACCGGACAAGGTCTCCACCTTGTGTGTTTATTATGCCTACAGCTCTGAATGGACCGTCTGATAAAGGTTTTAAATTAGTCCTGCAACTGAAAAGGATTGTGATCTCAATCGAATCAATCTGTCAATCAGTCTCCCGATCAAATAGTCTCACCTTCATTATTCCCCTCTGTTTCTTCTAGGTGGATGGATGTGTATTTGAATTGATCTtctatagtattttttttggcTGAGATATGAAGATATGTGTGGCTGAGAGCCTTTTCAGCTGAATGGTTAGAATAAGTGGCTGTTAAGGTCTGTGCTCGAGTTGAGATCTGCATGTCAATGCAGCCGCGACCAGCAAGACGTGCGGCAGAATGTAAATGTCGCAGGTTCACACACTGAATAAACATTCCAGCTCATCTCCAACGTCCATGTTTAATATAAACACACAGTAGTGGAGTGATGGATGGgaaattattttcataaaaaatggaaaaatataagAATTTGTCAGAAGAACGTTGTTACAGGTCAAAGCCACcataactgaaaaaataaagatctacactgtacaaaaacacatatatacagaaaGAAGGTGGACCTGTGTGCTGAAGAAGAAATCATGTGATTACGGGGGCGGCATCTTCATCACCTTCTCGCCATCATCAACCAATGAAACATTCTGAGCTCTACTGGGGCCACGGCCGCCACACCCGGCCTGGGGACTTCTGCCAGGGGTCGGGGGCGACAGACATGCTGCTCGTGATGGGATGACTCCGACTTTCCATGGACTGGATCTGCTTCTGGCTTTTGGTGTTGGCAAAATGTCGGATTCTCAGCAGACAGTTCCTCATGGTGTCCTGGTGGCTGCGTTGATATGGCTGCATGAACTCCTCCTCGGATGAACAGGCTCCCTTTCCACCCAGCTTCATCTCCGACTCTCCAACTCCTCGCTCAGCCTTCAGAAAACGCACCACACTCTCTAAGATTTCAGCCTTCTCCACTTTGGGGCTTCTGAGCTTCTGTGAACGGAGTTTTGTCCCATCAGTGGAAGGTAATGTTGACCACAGCTGCAGATCTTTCAAGATGGAACAAGACCAACCTGATTATCTGTGTTGTGGAGCAGCAGGATCCGCAGCGCCTCCAGACTGTGATTTATACGATCCCGCCTGCGCTTCTCCATCGCAGGTTTGGAGACCTTAAAAGAAACAAcacagttttattaaaaattgtcAATCAGATTAGATTAATAATGGACTTTCAGTGAATGTACAGACACAGTACAGTCAGTCTTACCCCCCTGGAGGTCTTCACTTTTGGGAGTTCATGCATAACGCCTCTGCAGGAGAGCTTTCTGTACTCCTGACATTTCAACGGAACTGTTATAAAGCCGCGTCCGGgtccctcctcctcatttgcataagTACAGGACAGACGTCCTTGCATCAGATTCTTCCTGTAATGGGCTCACATTGAGACACCAGACAGGCTGCTAACTGTAGCTGTTAAAACCGAGCTGCTGATAAAAAAGCCTCATCAGCAAAGTGTGAAGACATTAAATGACATTGTTACCATGGTTACATATCCGGACTGGTGGCACCTCTgtatttgattaaaatgtattgatcTGTACATGTGGTCTACTGAAGGGAAAGCCCGGAAGAAAAGACTAATACCAGCATGATCAGATGATTAGGGTGACAGGAAGGTGTCCCCAGACTGGACAGGACAGGAAGCGCTTGTCCCGAGGTGGTCACGGTAGGGACATCAGCAAATGCTTGTGTGACATCAGAGGTCAGAAGTCTGAGATGAAAGCCCCTGAAGGACCTGCCCGACACATTAAAAAGTCTGAAGAACTCACCTGATTCTGGATCAACTTTGGAATTATTCTATTTACACATTAAGATCGAAATCATGGTTTTTGCCTGAAATATCCATTTAGTAGATGATTTCACTAAGAGATTCATGCTATGCTAAGATGTGAAATCGAATAAAAACTCATCTAAACATAACTTAATTAGACATGAATTAGGGAGTGCGATGCAATCATGCGTTGCATGCTAGTTTAGAAGACttgagtccccaccctgtccCACTACAGGTgctagtaacctagtgggttacacactcgcctatgaaccaggggatccaggttcgaatcccacttactaccattgtgtcccggagcaagacacttaaccctgagtgtctccagggggggggactgtccctgtaactactgactgtaagtcgctcctCCCTGTTGTAGGTTGTGATTGAGTGGTTTttatacaaaatgaaatttacATCAATTGCACTAATACATAGTTTCAGTATATGAATGCAAAGCCTCTCAAGCATCAGCTGTACAGTGGACTGATCTTCATCTAAGTCAAGTCAAACCTGAAGCAGGCGCTTCCCGTATCTGTGGATTCAGGAGGAATCTTCTCCCGTTCTCCCAATATGTATTTAATCCAACTTTCTCCACGCACGCCATGCACATGTTGCCCCTCCTTTTCAGCACCCAGGCGTGGgcagaaaaaaggtcaaatgttgAATTTATGTCATCGACATGGGACCTTGCATATACATTTGGACCATGGTggcttgtctctctctctctgctgtcaACGTGTGTCGTCTGTCACTGGGAAGACAAGATCAGCGTTTCATCCTTTCATTGGAAATATTGAGCCCTGGGATCACAACGAGGGACCTTCAATGTATTCTTAATTTAAAAGCATCTTGCTGATTTTGTTGTGCAGCCGAGGCCTGGATAAATTTTACAACTTTTCCTTGACCGGACAGCGAACATGTGCTTTGAAGTGAGAGACCTGAATCCtcaccactagaccaccaggcacattcaacacattcctGGTTttaaagcttagatcgctagatcaattccgtcttgaaggtgttttttttctaagaaaaaatcctgaacagaataaagaaataaaacctcacaaaactttccctgaccgggaatcgaacccgggccgcggcggtgagagcgccgaatcctaaccactagaccaccagggaccttctgactttaactgattaaaaaagatctgtcactattttagttgttttgttgtaagtggaatccattaaatttttttcttacagactaaaaaactttttttattcttgtacagccaagttctggtattcaattcttctttatgacacacgttcatatttattgtcaggttgtgtggtgtttgttccttcgatagctcagctggtagagcggaggactgtcgTTGTACTGCtcgtaatccttaggtcgctggttcaattccggctcgaaggaatgtttttttttataaatgtctgaaaaatataatttttttaatccttccttgtcctggatgcgaacacgggcagtggggtgtgagttctaaaaactatcaactagatcacccgatacctttaatatattcttgatttaaaagcattttgcttactagaaaagatttagttggacagcccagacctggcataatggcaagtttttacaacccttccttgaccgggaagagaacccgggccgcggcggtgaaagcgccgagTCCTAACCTCTAATTGGCAAAATTTGACCCCCCTTCCTTGACTACTCTCCTCCTTacttttaacagttttattgAACCACTAACAGCAGCAATTAAGGCAGGCTACAGCAACTAAAGGCATAATAAACTCTTTCTCAAGAATATCAGAGTATTCGATCAACTAAAATCTACAGTCCTTCTGGTTAATTGCTCCGTCCATCCCACTACAATctagaaatataaaatattcatattaaatataacatttcagACCTAAGGCTCATTTACTCAATTATCAAATGACACCTATGCTTTAAACGCATCAGTATCACTTCATCTCTGACAGCATGGTGGGAGTTTCTAAAAATGTACAGACTTGTGGAACAACCCAGACAGTACAGAACAATACTAAACTTCTCAAATTGGAGCTGTAAAGGGATAAAATACTTGGAGAACATATTCGAGTGCATCATTGGGGTTCTACTTCCACACGTCTCTCAGCTCATCTGTCAGGTTTAcaacattgtgaaggactctcaccacccctcacatgctcagttctccctcctaccgtctggcaggaggttccgcagcatcagaactgtaactgccagactcggcaagagcttcttcccatgAGCAGTccgagctctcaatgcaccaaCATCACCAGAACATAATTAACCTCCAGCCATAAGAACCTCCTAACATCCTGTTcgtctctgctctttttgcacattcccgcacattttgcacgtttgtcttgtcttgtgtgtcccgTTTAagtatccaacatatccacttccAAGCGTCCTGTTTGTCCCAGTTCACTGTTTATAGTCTAGTCTGTACAGTATTTCAgttctagttttagttagtataggttagtttagtgtgtatatacatatatatttttcttttatgattctATTAtgtggggtctgtgtgaaacattatttcagtacACGGTATACGTTGTATACTGacgtactgacaataaaccgaTCTTGAATGTTGAACCTTTTGTCCTGGTTATGTCCTGGTGTTTGTCCTCTGTGTTCGTGTTGCAGGACGCTGGTAATTACAGCTTGATCTTCTGCTTCGGTAAAAAACCACAGGATAGAAAAACATGCTCTCAATAAATGTTCTTCTCCCCGAGATGGGTTATTGGAACCTTAATGTTCCACAACAGTGACCACAGCCACAACTACCATTACGACTAAAGCTTTatggatcttcaaatggaccatttaatggacatgcagtgtagaccatgacactggaaacctactctgcactgtccagtacctccaaacatgggcAGATGCTCCACACTGCGCTTTGGACGTTCCTACCACTTTTTGATGTAATGGGACACACTCTTTCCGAAAAGTTCAACTTTTATCTCGTCATTTTTCCAGGAGTCTTGGGGGAAAAGTGAGACAAGACTTAATGttcttatggtggagtcatGAACACTTGATGTGGGGTCTTTTGTGACCTGTTGCGCTTTT of the Denticeps clupeoides chromosome 18, fDenClu1.1, whole genome shotgun sequence genome contains:
- the pfdn6 gene encoding prefoldin subunit 6, producing the protein MAEAIQKKLQSEVEKYQLLQKDVSKSASARQKLEVQLTENSIVKEELELLAAQNAVYKLIGPVLVKQDLDEAKATVAKRLEYINGEIQRHGTVMSELERKSEQHREVISSLQQEYQRAQGRAGGKA
- the her5 gene encoding hairy-related 5, with translation MHELPKVKTSRGVSKPAMEKRRRDRINHSLEALRILLLHNTDNQKLRSPKVEKAEILESVVRFLKAERGVGESEMKLGGKGACSSEEEFMQPYQRSHQDTMRNCLLRIRHFANTKSQKQIQSMESRSHPITSSMSVAPDPWQKSPGRVWRPWPQ